The Corallococcus silvisoli genome contains the following window.
GCTCCTTGGGAGTGTCCCTGGAGCAGCGCCTCCCGCCTCGCGCTCTTCTCCGGTGCCGACCGCGTGAGCCGCGTCGCGATGCCCGCCTCGCGGCTCGCTTCCTACCCGTGCAGGAGCTCCTCGGCCACGAGGCGTGGATCATCCCGGTGATAGGCGTGGAGGCCGAGCGCCGCATCGGTGCTGGACGTGTGGCGGCTCACCACCTTGAAAGGCGCGCACGCGGGGGGCGCGTGCCCTGGTCGTCGCCGGTGAGGACCCACACTTCACTCCGATGCTCGTCGCGGAGCCCTTCGCCGCCCCGCACGTGGCGCTTGGGGTGGGCGCTCATGGTCAGCGTCTCGCCGTACTCCATCAAGTCGATGACCGCGTTCGCGCTCAGCCGGCGCTGCGACAGGCTCAACCCCGCGCGGGCTCCCAGGTCGCGCTGAGTGCCGCTCCGGGCGGGGGCATCACGCGCGTGCGTCCGGGCCATGCTTGAGACGCAAACGACGGGGGCCGGGACCGGAGGGCCCCTTGGATGGCCTGCGCGAACGGGGGATAAACCCAGAGCCCCTCTTCGCCAGGACCCCTTCGTGACGCCAACGCCCGCGCTGCTCCTGTGTCTTGCCCTCACGCAGTCCGAACCGCCTCCCGCGTCGGTGCTCGAATACAGCGGGCCGATGAGCGAGGAGTCGGGAGCGGTGGATCGGGAGGAGATCCAGTTCACCGCGTTCGCGCCGGGACAACTGCTCTACCTGGGCGTGGATGAAGCGAACCTGCGCGCGACCGCGGCGGCGGATGGAGCCCGCGTCCAGACGCTGATGCTGGGCACGCCCGTTCGCGTGATGGCGGCGGGGACCCGGGCGACGGTGGGCGAGTACGTCAACGCCTGGTATCAGGTGTCGGTCGTGGACGCGCAGGCCCCGCAGGGGACAGCGCCCGTCACGGGGTGGCTCTTCGGGAACACGCTCACGCCGTTCCGCTTCGAGGCCGACCTGGATGGCGACGGCGAGCTGGAAGTGGCCACGGTGGTGATGAGCAATGAGTTCAAGGCCCGCGTGCGCGTGCTGGAGCCGAACGTGAAGCCGCCGCGCCGGGTGAGCAGCGTGGACGTGGACGTGGCGTCCACGGTGTATGGCGGAGGGAGGGGCGGTCCGGTGGACGTGAAGCTCCTCCCCGCGAAGAAGGCGGGCGTGCCGCTGTTGCAGTTGGACTCCGCGCCGGAGCGCTGCGGCGACTTCGTCACCTCGTATGTGAGCTACACGGGGACCGGCGGCAAGAAGGGCGTGCTCGGCAAGGCGCGGCTCGCGCTGGTGCTGGGCGGACTGAAGGATCCTCCGAACGAGAGCACCTTCAAGGTCTCCTTCCAGGCCGCCAAGAAGCAGGTCCTGGTGACCCGGACGACCATCGAGGAGGAAGAAGGACAGCCCCAGAAGGTTACGGAGCGCAAGGTGTATCAGTGGCAGGACGGCGAGTACGCCGAGGTCAAGAAGCCCGCCTCGCCGGACGCCGTGTCGGAAGTGAAGCCGTAGACGCAGGGCCCGGAAGGCCGGGCACCCGGGCGCCCCTCCGGGTGGTGGATGAGGGGCCAGGGCAATCGACCATGGATGCGCAGGAGCGGAAGGCAGCCTACCGGCAGCGCGCGGAAGCAGGCCAGGCGGTGCCGGTGTCGGTGGAGCTGCCGGCGGACCTGGATACGCCGCTGTCGGCATACCTGAAGCTGGGCGGCGGTGGCCGCGGCTTCATCCTCGAGTCGTGCTACGGCGGCGAGCGCTTCGGGCGCTACAGCCACGTGGGCGCGAATCCCGCGGGCCGCGTGCGGCTGGACGCGGACGGGCTCACGTTGTGGCGGGGCTCGCACGAGGAGCGCCGTGAGGGCCGCCCCCTGGATGTCCTGCGCACCCTGTGGCGCGAGCTCTCCGTGGCCACGCTGCCGGGTGAAGCGCCCTTCCTGGGCGGACTCGTGGGTTACCTGGGCTACAACGCCACGTCGTGGTTCGAGCCGCGCGTGCCGGACCGGCACCCGCGCGATACCGGCTTCCCGGACTCGGAGTGGCTGGTGGCCGAGGACTTCGTCACCCACGACACGCGCACCCAGACGCTCAAGGCCATCGCCATCGCGCGGCCCGCGCTGCATGGCAGCGTCGAGCAGGCGCTGAAGGACGCGGAGGCCCGCGCGGAGGCGATGGCGCAGAAGCTGCGCCAGCCGCTGCCGCAAGAGGCCTACGCACCCGCGCCTTCGCAGAAGAACGCCGCCGCGCCCGTCGCGTGCTGGGACCGCGAGGGCTACGCCGCGGCGGTGGAGAAGGTGAAGGAGTACGTGCGCGCGGGCGACTGCTTCCAGGCGGTGCTCGCGCGGAGGTTCGAGGCGAAGGGCGCCATCCCCCCGCTGTCGCTCTACCGGGCGCTCCGGCGGGTGAACCCGTCGCCCTACCTGTTCCTGGTGGACCTGGGCGAGGCGCGAGCGCTGGTGGGCGCGTCGCCGGAGCTGCTGGTGCAGGTGCGTGACGGAGACGTGGTGGTGCGGCCCATCGCGGGCACGCGCCGCCGGGGCGGCTCCGAGGCCGAGGATCAGGCGCTGGAGAAGGAGCTGCTCGCGGACGAGAAGGAGCGCGCCGAGCACATCATGCTGGTGGACCTGGGGCGCAACGACGTGGGCCGGGTGGCGGCCCCGGGCACCGTGCGCATCGAGGACCTGATGATCATCGAGCGCTACAGCCACGTGATGCACATCGTGTCCCAGGTGCGCGGCAAGCTGGACACGACGCGCTTCGATGCGCTGGATGCGCTGGCGAGCACCTTCCCGGCGGGCACCGTGTCGGGCGCGCCCAAGATTCGCGCGATGCAGATCATCGACGAGCTGGAGCCCATGCGGCGCGGGCCCTATGCCGGCGCGGTGGGCTACCTGTCCTTCTGCGGCACGCTGGACGTGGCCATCGCGCTGCGCACCTTCTTCGTGGATGGCGACCGCACGATGTGGACCGCCGGCGCGGGGCTGGTGGCGGACTCGGAGCCGATGAAGGAAGCGGACGAGACGGAAGCGAAGGCGGGGGCCATGGCGGCCGCGCTGCGCCTGGCGCGCGAGGGAGGTGGGCGGTGATCCTCGTCATCGACAACTACGACTCCTTCACGTTCAACCTCGTGCAGCTGCTCTACA
Protein-coding sequences here:
- a CDS encoding SH3 domain-containing protein; its protein translation is MTPTPALLLCLALTQSEPPPASVLEYSGPMSEESGAVDREEIQFTAFAPGQLLYLGVDEANLRATAAADGARVQTLMLGTPVRVMAAGTRATVGEYVNAWYQVSVVDAQAPQGTAPVTGWLFGNTLTPFRFEADLDGDGELEVATVVMSNEFKARVRVLEPNVKPPRRVSSVDVDVASTVYGGGRGGPVDVKLLPAKKAGVPLLQLDSAPERCGDFVTSYVSYTGTGGKKGVLGKARLALVLGGLKDPPNESTFKVSFQAAKKQVLVTRTTIEEEEGQPQKVTERKVYQWQDGEYAEVKKPASPDAVSEVKP
- a CDS encoding anthranilate synthase component I family protein, translating into MDAQERKAAYRQRAEAGQAVPVSVELPADLDTPLSAYLKLGGGGRGFILESCYGGERFGRYSHVGANPAGRVRLDADGLTLWRGSHEERREGRPLDVLRTLWRELSVATLPGEAPFLGGLVGYLGYNATSWFEPRVPDRHPRDTGFPDSEWLVAEDFVTHDTRTQTLKAIAIARPALHGSVEQALKDAEARAEAMAQKLRQPLPQEAYAPAPSQKNAAAPVACWDREGYAAAVEKVKEYVRAGDCFQAVLARRFEAKGAIPPLSLYRALRRVNPSPYLFLVDLGEARALVGASPELLVQVRDGDVVVRPIAGTRRRGGSEAEDQALEKELLADEKERAEHIMLVDLGRNDVGRVAAPGTVRIEDLMIIERYSHVMHIVSQVRGKLDTTRFDALDALASTFPAGTVSGAPKIRAMQIIDELEPMRRGPYAGAVGYLSFCGTLDVAIALRTFFVDGDRTMWTAGAGLVADSEPMKEADETEAKAGAMAAALRLAREGGGR